The stretch of DNA CTGGCACCGGAAGTCCGCGTCAATGCCATCTGCCCCGGCTTCATCGGCACACGCTGGTTCAAGGACAAGTTCGGCGACAACATGTTCCAGCAGATCGTGGCGGATCAGGAAGCCACCATGCCGCTGAAGCAGGCCGGCACCCCGGAACTGGTGGCAGATGCCGCCGTGTTCTTTGCCTGTGAAGGCGGCGAACACATCACCGGCGAGACACTCATTACAGATGCCGGTATGCATATGGGATACGCGCCACAAGTCGCCCGTTAGGGCGCCGACCAGATAAGTCGCCCGCTAGGGCGCCGAGAAAACAAGTCGCGCGATAGGGAGAAGCAGAATGACAATCACGAAACACAACCCCGACACCATGCCGGACGCGGGTGCCATGGGCTACACACAGGTAACAACCACACCACCGGGCGAAATGATCTTCCTGTCCGGTCAGGTGGCATGGAGCCGCAATGGCGACCCGATACCCGAAGCCCTGGCGGATCAGTCCGCCATCGCCGTTGGCAATGTTAAGAAAGGCCTTGAGGCTGTCGGCGCAAGTGCTGCCAACATCACCTCCATGCGCATCTATGTGGTGGGCCTCACTGACGACAATGCAGGCCAGGCCTATGCGCCCCTGCCTGAGTTCTTTGGCGGACAGGCCCCCTGCGTCACCATGATTGGGGTTTCATCACTGGCATCCCCGGAACTGAAGATCGAAATCGAGGTTATGGCGGTCAAATAGAGGGCCGGGCCTCTCGCATCACATCTTCAGATGACGATGGAAAAACCGCCGCTTTCGGCGGTTTTTTTGTTATGTGACATTTTTATTGCCCAAAAATGACGCACCGCCTGCAGACATCTGACGGGCGCACTGCAGCGCAATATCTAGGCATTCGCACTTGCAGCAAAAAATCTGTGCAACTCCAACATGGCCTTGGTTATTCCTTGAGCGAAATCCCTAAAAACTCAACACGTTAGAGCCTTTGACGGCCGCGCATTTCGCTGATAGCGAGGAGATATATCGGGTCTTTCGGCGTTGGCTGCGTGTTCTAGAAGCGAAGCTGACACCACAAAAGGAGCTCGTCCCTCCTTGCGCGGGCCGGATCACTTGGGGGAGTGATCCGGCCCGTTTGTTTTTCAATCAGCAGTGGTGAGAAAACGAATGACCTCGGCTTTGGTCACCTTGTCACCCACCGCGCGCATGTGATCACGGCGGGGCACCACCACGCAGTCAGCACCGGGAATGAGCGCCGCCAGGGGCGCCGGATCACGCGCCACATCATCCGCCTCACCTGCAATCACCAGTGTTGGCGCTGAGATCGCACCAAGATCATCCGCTGTAAAAGCCTTGCCGATGCCGCGAATGCAGGCGGCCAGTGCTCGCTTGTCGGCGCCGGTCTGGTCCGCAAACAGGCGGAAGCGGCGCGGCACTTCCTGACTTTGAGGCGGCACATCGTCCTGCAGCAGGCCTTGCGCAATCTCTTCATTGCGATGGCCCGTCTCCCGCAACATGTTTTCGCCCACGCCCGCCAGCACGAGGCGGGACACAAGCTCCGGCCGCTGTACCGCAAGCACGGCGGAGGTGAAGGCACCCATGGAATACCCCATGACCATCACCGGTCCTGAGTCGAGCGTCTCGATCACAGCGGCAACGTCAGCCGCCAGCTCCTCAAGGGCATAGTCCGCTGGATCATAGAACTTGGTGCTGCTGCCATGCCCCCGCAGATCAGGCGCGAGGGCACGAAAGCCAACGTCAGCAAGCGGCGCAATCCAGCCCGGCGCCACCCAGTTGGTGACATGGTCTGACGCGAAGCCATGGACCAGCATTATGGGCGCACCGCCATCGTCGCCTTCATACACGTGAATATGCGCATCACCGCGCGTTACAAGATCCATGTCATACCTGTCAGTCTGCGGGCCGTTGAGCGGACTTCATCATCATATCGTGTCCACAAAAAAGGGGCACACCCTGCGGTGCGCCCCTTCAAACTGCTACGTGTCGAATTTAGTTCCCTGCAGGAACGAACTTCCACAGCTGTCCAGACACGTTCTGGCAATTGTCCATGAAGGCTGCGCCTCCAAGGGTAGAAGCCGGGTCAAACTTGTTGCCTTCCAGGCACTTGTTGTTGCCCTGGAACACTGTCTTCAGCTTGTACCAGCCATTGCCGGCAGGCTCGAACTTCCAAAGCTGACCAGACACATTCTGGCAGTCATCAAGGAAGGCCGCGCCACCAAGAGTTGATGACCGATCAAACTTGTTACCTTCAAGGCACTTGCCTTCGGGCATCTGGAAGGCTGTGGACAGCCGGTAGCGGCCCTGTCCTGCTGGAATGACGATCCAAAGCTGACCGGTGACATTCTGACAGTCATCCATGCGCGCAGCACCGCCCAAAGACAAAGACGGGTCGACGCGGCTGCCTTCAAAGCACTTGTTTTCCGGTGCCTGGAACTGCGTCTGCATCCGATAGAATCCAGGAAAGTCCTTTGCAGCCAGTGGTGTTGTGATCATCGCCGCCAAAAGGCCGGCCAATAGATACTTCATATTCGATGTCCAGTTCGCGTGTGTTTATCTGGGCGGAAGCAGCCCAATTATTATTGCCCCCAGCGCCACGTGACCCACTTAGTCCCGCTCTGTCAAACACCACATGCGTCGTTTATGCTCGTGCCAACCAAATAGCGCATTGGAGCCTGAGCTGTGAGTGATCTGGACGCCCTCAAACGCGAGACCTGTGACCGTATTGATGCGATGGCGCCTGAGCTGATCGACATCAGCCACCAGATCCACGCAAAACCGGAATTGGCCTTTCAGGAGCATTTTGCAGCGGGGCTATTGGCAGACACGCTCGACAAGCATGACCTGCCCGCAACCCGCAATGCCTTCGGGCTCGACACAGCCTACGCGGCGTCATTTGGCGAAAGCGGCGCGGAAGTCGGTATCTTGTCCGAGTACGACGCCCTGCCCGGCATCGGCCATGCCTGCGGACACAACATTATCGCAACCACAGGCCTGGGCGCGGCGCTGGGCCTTGCAGCCCTTAACGGCAAACTGCCGGGCCGCATTCGCTATCTCGGCACACCGGCAGAAGAAATGGGCGGCGGCAAGGAACTGATGGCGCAGGAAGGCGCGTTTGACGGACTGGATGCAGCCATGATGGTGCATCCCGCAGGCATCGACCTTGAGACCATGCCGTGCATCTGCGTCAGCGAAGTGCGTGTGACCTATCACGGCAAATCCGCTCACGCCTCCGCCATGCCACATGCAGGCCTCAACGCGCTGGATGCGCTGGTCACCGCCTATCAGACACTCGCACAGCTGCGGCAGCACATTCGTCCGACAGAACGCATCCACGGCATCTTTACGGAAACGGGCCTTGCGCCAAACATCGTGCCCGATAGAGCCGCTGGACTGTTCTACGTGCGCGCGAAGAACGCAGGCGATCTGGCTGACCTCAAGGTGCGTGTTCAGGCGTGCTTTGACGCAGGCGCATTGTCGTCTGGCTGCCGCGCAGAAGTGGAATGGGCCAAGGCGGATTATCTCGACATGAAGACAAGCTTCGCGATCTCGGAAGCCTACGTCAAAAACGCCGAGACCCTGGGCCGCAACTTCGTTGACCTTGCAATGCTGCCATCAAGTTCCGCCGGCTCAACGGACATGGGCAACGTGTCCCACCGCGTGCCGTCCATCCACCCGATGATTTCCTGCGCGCCTGCCAATGTCGTGATCCACAATCCCGAGTTTGCAAAATGGGCGGGCTCTGACCTGGGCGACAAGGCCGTGGTAGATGGCGCCAAATCCCTCGCCATGACAGCACTTGATTTCCTGATGTCGCCGGACATGCAGCGGCAGGCAAAGGCGGACTTTGAGGCAAGCGCCGACGTGTCTCGCGATGCTGTGTCCCGCGCCTACAATCCGGATGGCCTCGCCGACATTGGCGGCTGCGGCTGCTGCTGACGGACCTCATGACGTCTCTTTGATGTTTCCCATCACGCAACCAGCCAAGTAAGGTTGCCGCGAAAACAAAAATGATGAGGAAACACCCATGAAAGATTTCAGCGGAAAGATCGCTGTCGTAACCGGCGGCGGCTCAGGCATTGGACGTGAACTGACACGCCAACTGGCAGAAGCTGGCTGCAGCATCGCCATTTGCGACGTCTCCGAAGAGGACATGGCGGAAACCGTCGAGATCGCTATGACGGGTGCACCACAGGGTGTGAAGGTCACAGCCTTCAAGGCAGATGTCAGCAACGAAGATCAGGTCAACGCGTTCCGCGACCATGTGCGCGACGCCCACGACATTGATCACATCCACCTGCTCTTCAACAATGCGGGCATTGGCGGCGGCAGCAGCTTCATCACCACCCCGCGCGAAGGCTGGGAACGCACATTCAATGTGTGCTGGTTCGGCGTCTACAACAACGCCCGCGCCTTCATGCCCCTGCTCCTTGCTGCTGACGAAGGACACATCGTCAATGTGAGTTCGGTCAATGGCTTCTGGGCAAGCCTTGGGTCAGATACCGCTCACACGGCGTACTCCGCCGCAAAGTTTGCGGTAAAAGGGTTTACCGAAGCGCTGGTCAACGATCTGCGCCTCAATGCGCCCCACGTCAAATGCAGCGTCGTGATGCCCGGTCACATCGGCACCAACATTGCCCGCAGCACATTCCGCGAGTTCAGTGATGCAGAAGAAGCGCTGAGCCCGGAAGAAGCAGCCGCCGTCAACGATCACTTCCGCACCAGTGCAACGACAACTGCAGCGCAAGCCGCCACCGTCATTCTGGATGGTGTGAAGGCTGAGACATGGCGCATTCTCATCGGCCCGGACGCTGTTGCTCTTGATAAAGCTGTGCGTGCCACACCCGAAGCTGCCTATGACGGTGATTTCGGCATGGAGATTTTTGCCAACCTGCGCTCGGCAACGGACAACGCCTGACACCTGCAGACCATATGGATCCCCAGGTCAAGCCGGAGGATGGCGTTTGTAAAACGGCATTACGCCCCCACCACATTCCGTATCCCCGGACTTGATCCGGGGTCCACTCTCATATGCTGCGGTTTGAAGCGTCTGCGAGTAGGCCCCGGATCAAGTCCGGGGCTACGGATATAATGGTGTCGCCTACTCGAATGGAACGATGGGTGGTTCGCGCTCGGTGCGCTCCATGATGCGGCGGCGGTTTTCTTGCTGCTGGGCTTCGTCCAGCGGGAACGACCACATGATGGCACCGACGGCAAAATACATGACCGTCGGGAGCCACACGAATGTGGCGCGCACGCCATCAAGCGCCGCCTGTGTGTTGTCACCGCGCGGGACGAACCCGAGCGTATCAATGAGGTAGTAAGTCAGGCCCACCGCAAGCGCAGCACCGACCTTGCTGGTCATGGTCAGCAGCGAGAAGAAAAGACCGGTCCGCTGATTGCCGGTCTCTACTTCGTCGTGGTCTGCCACATCGGCCATGACCGAGCGAAGCAGAAATGAACCCGCGCCCAGATTGATGCCGAACATGGCGGTGAAGATCACCATCATCAACACGTCGCCCGGGCCAACGATGTAGATCAATGGCAGGCCAAGACCGTTGAGAACAGCAGAGGCTGCCAGCGTTTGATGCTTGCCGAAGATGTATGACAGCTTGATCATCAGCGGCACGAAGATGACGCCCGCACCGAAGTAAGCAAGCAGAATGGCGCTCGACCAGGCACCCATTTGCAGGACGTCTGCCGCAACGAAGATAAACAGCGCAGCCATGGTGCCCGAGCCAATGCCGTTGGCGAGGTCAGCGGCCAGCAGGCGGCGCAGCGGGCTATTGCGCAGCAAGACGCCAATCGCTTCGCGGAATGGCACGTGCTTGGGCTCCGGCACCTCGCGCTCGCCCACAAGCGAGACGGCGGCCAGAACAGCAATCGGCAGCAGAATGATTACAAACCAGCCCATGGCCGCGACACGCGCTGTGCCAACGTCCTCAGGTCCGATGTAGTCAATGACGGCAGGGGTGATCAGCACGAGGAGCATGCCGAGGATCAGCGATCCTTCGCGCCAGCCCTGCACCAGGGATCGTTCATTGTAGTCCGGTGTCAGTTCCGCTCCCCACGACATGTGCGACAGGGTAAGCAGCGTCCAGCCGATATACAGGATCACCATCCACATTAGCAGATAGGTTGCCGTCACCGGGGCTGTAGGAATGAACAGCATGTAGGTGGCGACCAGCATCACCGGTAGTGATGCCACGATCCAGTGCCGCCGCCTGCCCCACCGCGTGCGGTATTTGTCAGAGAGCAGACCAAGCACCGGGTCAGTGAATACGTCCCAGAAGCGCGCAATCATGAAGACCCAGCCGACGGTAGCCAGGCCGAGGCCCATTTCCGTTGCATAGAATGGTGGCAGATAAACCGCGATGGGAAGCCCCATGGCAGCAATGGGGGCTGCCGGTGAGGCAAACGCCAGCAGGCGAAGCGGTGTCAGTTTCAGACTGGCCATTAGAAATTACGCTCTAACCGGGGATACCAAGCATCAACACGATATGGGCACGGAGGTGCTAGTTTGCACCCCCGATAGGCGCAACGGAGGCGCCGGCATTTCCGCCGGCTCCCTCAGCCATGGACTGACGCTCCTGCAGGATGCGCCGGTTCTTCGACTGCTGGTCTTCGTCGATGGGGAAGTTCCACATCACCCACGCCACAAGAAACCCGATTGCCGCAGGCGGCAGCACGTAAACGAGCTTGAGCCCCAGTTCAGCGGAGGCCGTGTTCTCAATGCCAGGCACAAAGCCGATGAGTTCAAGGGCGGGATAGGTGAAGCCAATCGCCAGTGCCGCACCAATCTTGTTGGTCATGGTCAGCAGTGAATAGAAAAGCCCGGTGCGCTGATTGCCGCCTTCCACGTGATCGTGGTCAGCCACATCAGCCATGATGGAGCGGAACAGGAACGGGCCTGCGCCCATGTTCACGCCAAGGCAGATCCACACCGCAATGGCAAACCACAGATCGCCCGGCTCAATCAGGAAGATGAGCGGCACCGTCACAGCTGAAAACAGCGACGAGTAGGCCAGGGTGCGGTGCTTGCCCCACATATGCGACAGGCGAACCATGATGGGCACAAAGATGCAGCCCGCGGTCAGGTAAACGAGAATGAGAAGGCTGGCGAATTGCAGCTTGAGGACGTCAGCTGCCAGGAACAGGAACAGCGCCGTCACAATGCCGCCGGAAACACCGCCCAGCAGGTCCGCAATCAGCAGACGCAGCAATGGCCGGTTCTTGATGAGAATGCGCAGCGCTTCGCGCCACGGCACATGGGTCGGGTCCGGCACCTTGCGCTCAGGCACAGCCCACACAGCGATCAGGACCGTGATGGGCAGCAGGATCAGCACATACCAGCCCATGGAGGCGACACGCGCTGCCGCCACATTTTCCGGCTGCATGGCTTCAATGAAAACAGGAACCAGCAGTACAAAGATCATGCCCGCGATGAGAGCGACTTCACGGAACCCCTGAATGGTCGAGCGCTCATTGTAATCCGGCGTCAGTTCTGCGCCCCACGACATGTGCGAGATCGTGAGCAGCGTCCAGCCGATATAGGCAATCACCATCCACCACAGGAGATAACTGCCGGAGACCGGTGCCGTGGGCATGAACAGCATGTAGACCGAGACCAGCATGATGGGCACGGAGATGACGATCCAGTGCCGCCGACGGCCCCAGCGGGTTTTGACCCGGTCAGACATGACGCCCAGCACGGGGTCAGTGAACACATCCCAGAAGCGGGTGATCATGAAGATCGCGCCAACGAGGGCCAGACCAAGGCCCATCTCCCCTGCGTAAAACGGTGGCAGGTACACAACGATGGGAAGACCCATAGCGGCAATCGGGGCAGCAGGAAGCGCAAAACCAGCAATGCGCCAGCGGCTTAGTCCTGACGCCCGTCCGTTTGCGGGAATCTCTGTTTGGCTCATACGTTACTCTTCGGACCCTGGCACCCATCCACATGGATGTGTGCAGTGGGCCCGCGTCCTCCTTGGGTCACCTGCCTGATGTTGCCGCTGACAAAAGCCCTAGCGCAACGTGATTGTGGTGGCTGATTTTTTATCACTTCATGTGATGAAGCGGTCGCACTCACATTGTTGTTGGGTGCATGATACGCACAAAATTGTAAGTCGAGAAGCCACGATCCCTTACAAACTGGTGACTTTTACAACCAACCCGCGGTCATATTCCCAAACCGCCCGCGTTGCGGGTATGCAAAGAAGCCCGCACCACGCTGTTTACAGGACCAGATGACCGCAAACGCACCAGATGACGATACAAAGGCAGGAGATACCCCTCCTCCCAGTGTGGTTGTGCTGTGCCATGCAGCGCCGTTTCGCGACGGCCTGGCCCATGCCTTCGGCCCGACGAGTGCAGACATTGACCCCGCCGCCCTGGCAGATCGGCTGGCGGCGGAACGCGGATGGTTGATCGCCAGAACAAACATCTACCACTCCAGTGATGAGCGTCTGGACGATGACCACCGCACCTGGATTGAAAAACTAAAGGGCACCCCATCAACGCTGGTGACCCAGCCCGGCGACATTCGCGTGCGCATGGCCCTGGACGGCATGCGGGCGCTTCGCGAACGACAGGCGGACATTCTGCTGGTCATGGGCGGTGACACATCCTTCATGGCGCTGGCGCAGGACACACGCACAGCCGCCCGCGAGCAGAAGAGAAACATCAGATTCGCCAGCGCGTTTGCGCCCTCGTCGCATCCATTGGGACAAACCATTCCGTCTGCTGATCATTCCATCACCATCGACCGTGACGTGGCTGAAAAGTGTCTTGTGTCGGCCACTTCCCCTGCGCCGTCGCGCCGGATCGATGCCGGGCGGTCAACGGACACGACATCAGCTTCATCCGCTAGACCTCAGGCCCCGCCACCCCGTCGTGCGAGACGGCGATTGATGCCTGCCATTTACAGCATTGGCCTGATCGCCAGCATGATGGCGCTGATGTGGGAGGATGTGGTGGCATCCGGCGGAGCTGACGCCCTGGACTGGCCAGCGGAGCGCTGGGGCGTGTCCACACTGCTGGCCCTTGGCAAATCAGTTGTTTGGCCGCTCTACTGGCTGGCCCGAGCCTTTGGCATCGACGCGGGCGGCGCATAGGCCATGGACATTCAAGCGGAGACGACCCAATGAACTGGATAGTGCTGATCATCGCCGTCGTGCTGACCGTTGGCTATATCACCTATGTAGCGCTCGATATGGGCCTGCGCCCGCTCACCGAGGCGGAACAGGAAAAGGCCCCCGGTGACTTCATCACCGTGACAGGCGGCAGGCTGCACTATCGCTGGGACGGTCCAGCGGCAGGACCGGTTGTGGTGATGGTGCACGGCTTCTCCACGCCGCACTTCATTTTTGAGCAGAATGTGTCCGCCCTCACCTCTCAGGGATATCGCGTGCTGCGCTATGACCATTTCGGCCGCGGATGGTCTGATCGTCCACGCACCGCCTATACGGTGGATTTCTATGACACCACATTGATGGAACTGCTGGACGGGCTGAACATCACAGCACCCGTGGGCCTGGTCGGCCTCTCCATGGGCGGTCCGATTGTGGCTGAGTTTGCAGGACGTCATCCAGACCGGGTGAATGCCGTGTTTCTTTTCGTGCCTGCGGGCCTCGACGTTGCAGGCGGGGATGATCTTGCGGCCAAGATCGTCCGCCTGCCCGGCATCGGTGACCTGATGTGGCGCATTGTTGGTCGCGGCGTGCTGCTGGGCGACCCACAATATGACGAGAGCGGCCTGGCTGAAGAAAACCGGCTGGTCGGTGATATCCGCATACAGATGGATTATCGCGGCTATCTGGATTCGCTGCTGTCCACCTTGCGCAACACGCCGATGACGTCCCGCACCGAAACCTACCGCCAGCTGGCAGCCACCGGCATGCCCGTTGCGGCCGTCTTTGGCGCGGACGATCCAACCGTCCTGCCTTCGAGCGCCGACAGATTGCGCGACCTGATGCCTGAAGCCTCCATCCACATGTTGGAGAATGCCGACCACGGCCTCAACTATAAGCGTCAGGATGCCACAAACCCGCTTCTGGCGGACTTCTTCAGCCCCAAAAACGAGCCCGCCAGCTAGCGCTTGCAGCCTACCCGCTGCCAGCGGTAGAAGATGGCACCAGCAGTTACACAGACAGGGAATCTCAAGATGGCCGGAGCTGTCGTACCCAAGTTCAAAAACGACGATGCCGTCGCGATCATTGAGGTCGGGGTGAAGGAATTTCACTGCACCGGCGCAAGCGCACCCCACGATCACCCGCATGTCTATCTCGACATGGGGTCGGACGATGAAATCATCTGCCCGTACTGCTCCACTCTTTATCGGCTGAACACCTCTCTTGAGCCGACCGAGAGCATCCCGCCAAGCGCCATCCTGATCCCCGAGCTGACAGGCTCGGACCGGCGCTAAGCCAACAAGCTAGGCTGCAACCAGATGGGCGGGACGGCGCAGATCTTCCGCCAGCCCCTCACCCATCAGGTCGATGAAGTTCTCAGCATAAAACCCGTCAATCGCTGTCTGCGGCATGCCTTCAAGGCTCGCATCAAACCGCTTGAGCGGATTGCGCCCCCCTTCCACATGCGGGAAGTCGGTGGAAAACAGGCATGTCTCCTCGCCTGAATTAGCGATGATCCAGCCCGCGTCTTCGTGCGGATAAGGCGCAACGCGCAATTGACGCCGCACAATCTCCGACGGTTTGTCTGACAGGTTTTGCAGCCGCTCTTCATTGCGCATGAAGGCATGGGCCGCCGAATCCATGGACCGCATCCAGCCAGGAAGCCACGCGGCACCCAACTCGATGGCGCCCCATTTGAGGCTTGGGAAACGGTCAAACACCCCGTCAAAAATCAGTGTCGCCAGCGTCTGCATTGCTGACTGGGGAATGGGCATGTAGCTCACGGACGTGAAATTGTCGTCGCCGCCGTGAAAGTCGGGCACCGGCGGCAGACCATTTTGCTTGTAGGTCGGGTTGAGTTTGTCCTCGCCACCCACGTGCATGAGAACGGGAATGCCCGCCTCCTGCGCCATCGCCCAGACCGGGAAGAGACCCGTATGGCTGGGGCTGTGGCGTTGCGGGCACCAGGACGGGATGAGCAAAGCCTTGGCACCAAGCGCGATGGCATCTTTTGCAATGGCTTCCGCGCGGGCAAAATCTTCAAGCGGCACATAGGCTGTTGCCAGCAAGCGGCGATCCACCTTGCAGAAATCGGTCATCATGCGGTTATGGGCATGCGCGACCGCGTAACACAGTTCCATGTCGTTGCTCTGGTCGAGATCAAAATTGCCAAGACAGAAGGTCGTGAACACAAGCTGGCTTGCAACGCCAAGCAGATCGACAGCACGCGGGCGATCGTCCGCAATGAACGACCCCATGCCTTCATAGTTCTTGCGCGCCATGATGTTGGCGTCGGCCTCGGCACGAAAAGCGTTATCCGCCTGGGTCGCGCGCGCGGCATCGGCCCACGCATTGTTACCAACCTTGGTGCGGTAGATATCCAGCGCGTGATAGCGGTCCAGCAGACGCTTTTCGAGATAGGGATCCAGACAGTCCCCAAGTTCCATCAGGTGACTGTCCGCGTCATGAACGAGACGTCCGTCAATATAGGCCATGCTGTCCTCCCCTCGGCGTGCGCAGCTTTGATGCTGCTTTTGGTGCCGGTCTTCTTCATGCAGCAAGAGTGGCCCCACAAATCGAAGCTGTCCAGCATCGAGCGCTTCCGGCTGCTTACGTACCAGGTAATTGGTCCACCGACCTCCCGCGCCCATTTTGAGCCCACGCACCGCAGCCCGACCAACTCGGAAATGGGAGACATCTCAATGTCACGCAAACACCTGTATCTCGCCCTCACCATCATCGGCATCATCATGCCGTATTCCTATTTCGTCCCGTGGTTTCTGGAGAATACTGGCGACGTGGCCGGTTTCTTTGCCCTGGCAACAGCCAACCCGATTGCCACCATGCTGACCTGGGACATCGGCATCTCGGCGCTGGTGCTGGTGGTTTTTGCCCTCGCCCACCTCACGCAGCTTGGCGTCGGCAAGATCGTTGCTGTCATTGCCGGCACATTTCTCATCGGCGTGTCCTGCGGCCTGCCGTTGCTTCTTTACTTCCGCGAAAGCGACGCCACATGACTGCGCGCTCCGTCCTCGGCGTCTTTTCAATCGCGTTCGGCGTCATGGGTCTGCTCTTTGTCCTGCTGCCTGGCCTGACGCTGAGCTTCTTCGACTGGATGGTCTATGGCGGCTATGACGCAAGCCCCGTGCAGTCAGGCTTGATGGATGGCGAAACCCGCCGCTATGCCGGGTTCATCTATCAGGTGCTTGGCGCTGTGCTGTTCGGCTGGGCCGTGCTGTTGACGCTGGTAATACGCGGGCCACGGCTTGAGACAGACAGCGCCACCACCGCCACACAGGTGTTGGATGCATGGACATGGCGCGTGTTCGCAACGTCATTTGTCGCGTGGTACGTCCTCGACACCACCATGTCGCTCGTCATGGGCTTCTGGCAGAACGCTGTGTTCAACACCCTGTTCGGCATCGTCGTTGCGGTCCCCCTGATCCTTGGCTGGAACAAAGCGACGCAGAGATAGGGCTGGTGACCCCAATGTGGTGCAGCTAGGCTAGCCGCAACAACAAATGCGGGGGAACAAAGCGGATGGAAAACGTCAAACGGCACTGGTTGCATTGTGTGCTGGCAGGTCTGGCGGTGTTGCTGATCGCCATCTTCCTGATGCCGAAATTTCCAACAGACAGCGCAGGCATTGAGCCGGGATATGGTTCGCCGATCATTGCGTTTGAAATGGCCCGCTCTGTTGCTGACCTCCATGCCGTATTCGGCACGCCCGATGATCCCGAACGTGCCCGTCGCATTGCCATGATGGACGACGGCAACATCTGGGACTTCCCCTTCATGATTGCCTATGGCCTGTTCATCGCGCTGTTCCTGCGCGCCGCGGGCAAGGCGACCGGCAACACGATCTGGTACCTGCTGGCCATGCTCGGCATTGTCGCCGGTGCCGCAGACGCCATTGAGAACAACATTCTGCTGGGCCTGACCGCCGACATTGAAGGCGCACCCGATATCGGATTGCTGGCCTATCCTGTCTGGACCAAATTCCTGAGCATCATGATCACCGGCGTTGCTGGTGGCATCGTCATCGCCACCCAGGGCCGCCACTTCTGGCGCATCCTCGGTGTGGTTGCCGCAGCAAGTGCATTACTTACGCTGCCCGCTTTCTACGACCCTGCAACATACGGCGCCCTGCTGACGCTTGGCGTCACCATCTGCTGGGTCATCATGCTGATCTTCGCCATCACCCGCTGGCGGCAGGCGGCGGCGTAGAGCTAGCACAACACTACGCCCTGCCGGCCGACCGCCTCACACAGCGCGTCAGTCAAACCACATGCGCCCGATCAGGCCATCTTTCTTGATGAAGTGGTGATAGAGCGCAGCCCCGATGTGAAGGAAGAGCAACGCCACCATGAAGCGTGCACCAAGCCCGTGCGGCAGGCGGGGCGCGTAGTCATGAAAATCCGGAAGCGACGCAGAGGCGCCGGCGAACAGGCTCTGCCCTGCCCCGGAAAGAACGACCATGCCAATTCCGCTGGCGGCCATCCCAAGGATCACCACGTAAAAAAGAACGTGGACAGCCTTGGCGCTGGCAGTCTGCCAGGCGGGGTCGCCTGCGACCGGCTTGGGCTTGGTATCACCAAAGCCCCACCATACGAGACGCGCCAGAGTGAGGACGAGAATGGCAACCCCCAAGGGCACATGCACTGACAGAAGGGATGCCTTGGCAGCGCTGTCCGCAAGTCCAGCCGCGCGGAAACCCGGGCCCAGAAGAGCAAGAATGAG from Pyruvatibacter sp. HU-CL02332 encodes:
- a CDS encoding alpha/beta hydrolase: MNWIVLIIAVVLTVGYITYVALDMGLRPLTEAEQEKAPGDFITVTGGRLHYRWDGPAAGPVVVMVHGFSTPHFIFEQNVSALTSQGYRVLRYDHFGRGWSDRPRTAYTVDFYDTTLMELLDGLNITAPVGLVGLSMGGPIVAEFAGRHPDRVNAVFLFVPAGLDVAGGDDLAAKIVRLPGIGDLMWRIVGRGVLLGDPQYDESGLAEENRLVGDIRIQMDYRGYLDSLLSTLRNTPMTSRTETYRQLAATGMPVAAVFGADDPTVLPSSADRLRDLMPEASIHMLENADHGLNYKRQDATNPLLADFFSPKNEPAS
- a CDS encoding amidohydrolase family protein translates to MAYIDGRLVHDADSHLMELGDCLDPYLEKRLLDRYHALDIYRTKVGNNAWADAARATQADNAFRAEADANIMARKNYEGMGSFIADDRPRAVDLLGVASQLVFTTFCLGNFDLDQSNDMELCYAVAHAHNRMMTDFCKVDRRLLATAYVPLEDFARAEAIAKDAIALGAKALLIPSWCPQRHSPSHTGLFPVWAMAQEAGIPVLMHVGGEDKLNPTYKQNGLPPVPDFHGGDDNFTSVSYMPIPQSAMQTLATLIFDGVFDRFPSLKWGAIELGAAWLPGWMRSMDSAAHAFMRNEERLQNLSDKPSEIVRRQLRVAPYPHEDAGWIIANSGEETCLFSTDFPHVEGGRNPLKRFDASLEGMPQTAIDGFYAENFIDLMGEGLAEDLRRPAHLVAA
- a CDS encoding MFS transporter, encoding MSQTEIPANGRASGLSRWRIAGFALPAAPIAAMGLPIVVYLPPFYAGEMGLGLALVGAIFMITRFWDVFTDPVLGVMSDRVKTRWGRRRHWIVISVPIMLVSVYMLFMPTAPVSGSYLLWWMVIAYIGWTLLTISHMSWGAELTPDYNERSTIQGFREVALIAGMIFVLLVPVFIEAMQPENVAAARVASMGWYVLILLPITVLIAVWAVPERKVPDPTHVPWREALRILIKNRPLLRLLIADLLGGVSGGIVTALFLFLAADVLKLQFASLLILVYLTAGCIFVPIMVRLSHMWGKHRTLAYSSLFSAVTVPLIFLIEPGDLWFAIAVWICLGVNMGAGPFLFRSIMADVADHDHVEGGNQRTGLFYSLLTMTNKIGAALAIGFTYPALELIGFVPGIENTASAELGLKLVYVLPPAAIGFLVAWVMWNFPIDEDQQSKNRRILQERQSMAEGAGGNAGASVAPIGGAN
- a CDS encoding zinc-finger domain-containing protein, whose protein sequence is MAGAVVPKFKNDDAVAIIEVGVKEFHCTGASAPHDHPHVYLDMGSDDEIICPYCSTLYRLNTSLEPTESIPPSAILIPELTGSDRR
- a CDS encoding DUF2834 domain-containing protein, coding for MSRKHLYLALTIIGIIMPYSYFVPWFLENTGDVAGFFALATANPIATMLTWDIGISALVLVVFALAHLTQLGVGKIVAVIAGTFLIGVSCGLPLLLYFRESDAT
- a CDS encoding cytochrome b/b6 domain-containing protein gives rise to the protein MKSTSTRYGTVAVTIHWISALLILALLGPGFRAAGLADSAAKASLLSVHVPLGVAILVLTLARLVWWGFGDTKPKPVAGDPAWQTASAKAVHVLFYVVILGMAASGIGMVVLSGAGQSLFAGASASLPDFHDYAPRLPHGLGARFMVALLFLHIGAALYHHFIKKDGLIGRMWFD